A window from Littorina saxatilis isolate snail1 unplaced genomic scaffold, US_GU_Lsax_2.0 scaffold_615, whole genome shotgun sequence encodes these proteins:
- the LOC138954647 gene encoding LOW QUALITY PROTEIN: uncharacterized protein (The sequence of the model RefSeq protein was modified relative to this genomic sequence to represent the inferred CDS: substituted 2 bases at 2 genomic stop codons), translating into MEDLIFIGCPIVYSHTTIEDLIFIGCPIVYSHTTIEDLIFIGCPIVYSHTTIEDLIFIGCPIVYSHTTMEDLIFIGCPIVYSHTTMEDLIFIGCPIVYSHTTMEDLIFIGCPIVYSHTTIEDLIFIGCPICIVTLPWRISFSLAARXCIVTLPXRISFSLAAR; encoded by the exons ATGGAGGATCTCATTTTCATTGGCTGCCCGATAGTGTATAGTCACACTACCATAGAGGATCTCATTTTCATTGGCTGCCCGATAGTGTATAGTCACACTACCATAGAGGATCTAATTTTCATTGGCTGCCCGATAGTGTATAGTCACACTACCATAGAGGATCTCATTTTCATTGGCTGCCCGATAGTGTATAGTCACACTACCATGGAGGATCTCATTTTCATTGGCTGCCCGATAGTGTACAGTCACACTACCATGGAGGATCTCATTTTCATTGGCTGCCCGATAGTGTACAGTCACACTACCATGGAGGATCTCATTTTCATTGGCTGCCCGATAGTGTATAGTCACACAACCATAGAGGATCTCATTTTCATTGGCTGCCCGATA TGTATAGTCACACTACCATGGAGGATCTCATTTTCATTGGCTGCCCGATAGTGTATAGTCACACTACCATAGAGGATCTCATTTTCATTGGCTGCCCGATAG